The proteins below are encoded in one region of Triticum aestivum cultivar Chinese Spring chromosome 1B, IWGSC CS RefSeq v2.1, whole genome shotgun sequence:
- the LOC123091899 gene encoding glycine-rich protein 5-like, producing the protein MASKVSASYGLFLALNLLLFTVTSACPSCGDSGNNGGQGSSGGGRGGGGGSGSGRGGHGGGGGGGHGGGGGGGYGGGSGGGGGSSGGGIIGGGPGGGIIGGGPGGGIIGGSPGGGIIGGGSGGGGSGSGGGGGYGGGGGGGTSGWYGKCPTDALKLHVCANVLDLIKAKVGVPPLNDRCCPLLNGLVDLDAAICLCTAIKADVLGIHINLPIHLSLILNFCGKGVPTGFMCPT; encoded by the coding sequence ATGGCGTCCAAGGTGTCGGCTTCATATGGCCTCTTCCTTGCCCTTAACCTCCTCTTGTTTACAGTGACCAGTGCCTGCCCAAGCTGCGGCGACTCGGGCAACAATGGTGGCCAAGGGAGCAGCGGGGGCGGGagaggtggtggcggtggaagTGGTAGCGGCAGGGGAGGGCATGGAGGCGGGggcggtggaggccatggaggcggcggcggcggcggatatgGAGGCGGAAGCGGAGGGGGTGGAGGAAGTAGCGGTGGTGGGATAATTGGCGGCGGTCCTGGTGGTGGGATCATTGGCGGCGGTCCAGGTGGTGGCATCATCGGAGGGAGCCCAGGTGGCGGGATCATCGGCGGCGGGAGCGGTGGTGGTGgaagtggcagcggcggcggcggcgggtatggaggaggaggcggcggcgggacgAGCGGGTGGTACGGCAAGTGCCCGACGGACGCGCTGAAGCTGCACGTGTGCGCCAATGTGCTGGATCTGATCAAGGCGAAGGTGGGCGTGCCTCCGTTGAATGACCGGTGCTGCCCGCTGCTCAACGGGCTCGTCGACCTGGACGCCGCCATCTGCCTCTGCACCGCCATCAAGGCCGACGTGCTAGGCATCCACATCAACCTCCCGATCCACCTCAGCCTCATCCTCAACTTCTGTGGCAAGGGCGTCCCGACTGGCTTCATGTGCCCTACCTAA